In one Bradyrhizobium sp. 4 genomic region, the following are encoded:
- a CDS encoding tetratricopeptide repeat protein, with protein MICGSIGRVFGLLCSITIVATAVARADEASNDRVIAEKTEIIAADATNAVAYELRGEAYYIKHDWNRAFEDCSAAIRIDPNFGRAYHCRGRAYSAKGDREHAMIDYNEAIRLDPNYGASYTSRAEAYFNRGDFDRAIAGFTEAIERSPKQAYRALVMRGEVYAAKGDTDHAVADYSEAMQRNPAAAWPYELRSTVRLNKGEIDAALDDCDGAVRLEPGSAGGHYCRAMVFLKKGDADSTIRELDDVTRIRPSFEKAYLVRGVVLHGKGDDKRALADFDEVIRLRPGNSEAYSSRAGLFRDMGQHDRALADYNEAIRLDPKSQLVLVNRALLYMMMSDAKHARADFNSVLALPLSDKWAVDTAREGLGFVK; from the coding sequence ATGATTTGCGGTTCGATCGGCCGAGTTTTTGGTCTGCTTTGCTCCATCACCATTGTCGCCACCGCCGTGGCCCGCGCCGACGAGGCGTCCAACGACCGCGTCATCGCGGAGAAGACCGAGATCATCGCAGCCGACGCAACCAATGCGGTCGCTTACGAGCTGCGCGGCGAAGCCTACTACATCAAGCACGACTGGAATCGCGCCTTCGAGGATTGCAGCGCCGCGATCCGGATCGATCCGAATTTCGGGCGGGCCTATCACTGCCGCGGTCGCGCCTATTCTGCCAAAGGCGATCGCGAGCACGCCATGATCGACTACAACGAGGCCATTCGCCTCGACCCAAATTATGGGGCGTCCTACACCTCGCGCGCCGAGGCGTATTTCAACAGGGGCGATTTCGATCGCGCGATCGCAGGCTTCACCGAGGCCATCGAACGCAGCCCCAAGCAGGCTTACCGTGCGCTCGTCATGCGAGGGGAGGTGTATGCAGCGAAGGGCGACACCGATCACGCCGTCGCCGATTACAGCGAGGCGATGCAGCGCAATCCGGCCGCCGCCTGGCCCTACGAGTTGCGAAGCACCGTCCGCCTCAACAAGGGCGAGATCGATGCAGCTCTGGACGACTGCGACGGCGCCGTCCGCCTCGAGCCCGGAAGTGCCGGCGGCCACTATTGCCGGGCCATGGTGTTCCTGAAGAAGGGCGATGCCGACAGTACCATCCGGGAGCTGGATGACGTTACGAGGATTAGGCCGTCTTTCGAAAAGGCCTATCTCGTTCGCGGCGTCGTCCTGCACGGGAAGGGCGACGACAAACGCGCCCTTGCCGATTTCGACGAAGTGATCCGATTGCGACCGGGGAATTCGGAAGCCTACAGCAGTCGCGCCGGTCTGTTTCGGGACATGGGACAGCACGATCGCGCGCTCGCCGACTACAACGAGGCGATCAGGCTCGATCCGAAAAGTCAGCTCGTCCTGGTCAACCGCGCTCTCCTCTACATGATGATGTCCGACGCCAAACATGCGCGCGCGGATTTCAACAGCGTGCTCGCGCTGCCACTGAGCGACAAATGGGCCGTGGATACGGCGCGCGAAGGACTTGGCTTTGTGAAGTGA
- a CDS encoding Hsp20 family protein: protein MSRVPTLSSPFLLGFDEIERVLDRVVKGADGYPPYNIERCDRSEGQPERLRITLAVAGFTRDQLDVTIEENQLVIRGRQQDDKSRQYIHRGIAARHFQRTFVLAEGMLVLGADLKNGLLAIDLARPEPERIVKTIAINEHE from the coding sequence ATGTCTCGTGTTCCCACGCTTTCCAGTCCGTTCCTTCTGGGCTTCGACGAGATCGAGCGCGTGCTCGATCGAGTCGTCAAAGGTGCCGACGGTTACCCTCCCTACAATATCGAGAGGTGCGACCGGTCGGAGGGCCAGCCCGAGCGGTTGCGAATCACGCTGGCGGTCGCCGGATTCACCCGTGACCAACTCGATGTAACCATTGAGGAAAACCAGCTCGTCATTCGCGGACGGCAGCAGGACGACAAGTCCCGGCAATACATCCATCGCGGCATCGCCGCGCGCCACTTCCAGCGCACTTTCGTGCTGGCGGAGGGGATGCTGGTGCTGGGTGCGGATCTGAAGAACGGATTGCTGGCGATCGATCTTGCCCGGCCGGAACCGGAGAGGATCGTTAAGACAATCGCTATCAATGAGCACGAATAA
- a CDS encoding TIGR02300 family protein produces the protein MAKSELGTKRICPTTGKKFYDLNKNPVISPYTGEVVPIAPIAPARAPRGAEARHAAAAADATPEPAEVEEVSLEEADAEENTGKVKAVVPESEDDIEVDETIEDDDDDDSTFIADDEEGDEDVTDIIGDVGGDEET, from the coding sequence GTGGCCAAGTCCGAACTCGGAACTAAACGTATTTGCCCGACCACGGGCAAAAAGTTCTATGACCTCAACAAGAATCCGGTGATCTCGCCCTATACCGGGGAAGTCGTGCCGATCGCGCCCATCGCGCCGGCGCGCGCGCCCCGCGGCGCCGAAGCCCGCCACGCAGCCGCTGCCGCAGACGCCACGCCGGAGCCGGCGGAGGTCGAGGAGGTCTCGCTCGAGGAGGCCGATGCGGAGGAGAACACCGGCAAGGTCAAGGCCGTCGTGCCCGAATCCGAGGACGACATCGAAGTCGATGAGACCATCGAGGACGATGACGACGACGATTCGACCTTTATCGCCGACGACGAAGAAGGCGATGAGGACGTGACCGACATCATTGGTGATGTCGGCGGTGACGAAGAGACTTGA
- a CDS encoding sn-glycerol-3-phosphate import ATP-binding protein UgpC, with protein MANVTLRNVRKTYPGGFEAIKGVNVDVGDGQFCVLVGPSGCGKSTLLRMVAGLETVTGGEIDIGGRIVNQIEPADRDIAMVFQNYALYPHMSVFNNMAYGLRNRGMKEAEVKTRVDEAARVLELTSMLERKPRQLSGGQRQRVAMGRAIVRQPKVFLFDEPLSNLDAKLRIAMRVEIRKLQRRLNTTSIYVTHDQLEAMTLADILVVMNGGQVEQVGNPLAIYEKPATTFVASFIGAPPMNLMSIRADEIKSQLGSTDAGILGIRPEDFVITDQTPAGGVALPLTVEAIERVGAETFVYGTRAQDEQRIAANPGELPPGEVIVRIPGSEAPPIGAKIRVAAMRQKLHLFSGDGRTRIEA; from the coding sequence ATGGCTAACGTCACCCTGCGCAACGTCCGCAAAACCTATCCCGGCGGCTTCGAGGCCATCAAGGGCGTCAACGTCGACGTCGGCGACGGCCAGTTCTGCGTGCTGGTCGGTCCCTCCGGCTGCGGCAAGTCGACATTGCTGCGCATGGTCGCAGGGCTCGAAACCGTCACCGGCGGCGAGATCGACATCGGCGGCCGCATCGTCAACCAGATCGAGCCTGCCGATCGCGACATCGCGATGGTGTTCCAGAACTACGCTCTCTATCCGCATATGAGCGTCTTCAACAACATGGCTTACGGCCTGCGCAACCGCGGCATGAAGGAGGCCGAGGTCAAGACCCGCGTCGATGAAGCCGCGCGCGTGCTCGAGCTCACCTCGATGCTGGAGCGCAAGCCGCGCCAGCTCTCCGGCGGCCAGCGCCAGCGCGTCGCCATGGGCCGCGCCATCGTGCGCCAGCCGAAAGTGTTTCTGTTCGACGAGCCGCTGTCCAACCTCGACGCAAAACTCCGCATCGCGATGCGGGTCGAGATCCGCAAATTGCAGCGCCGGCTCAACACCACGTCGATCTACGTCACCCACGACCAGCTCGAGGCGATGACGCTCGCCGACATTCTTGTGGTGATGAATGGCGGCCAGGTCGAGCAGGTCGGCAATCCCTTGGCGATCTACGAGAAGCCGGCGACGACTTTCGTCGCCTCCTTCATCGGGGCACCGCCGATGAATCTGATGTCGATCCGCGCCGACGAGATCAAGTCGCAGCTCGGCAGCACCGACGCCGGCATCCTCGGCATTCGCCCGGAAGATTTCGTGATCACCGACCAGACCCCGGCCGGCGGCGTCGCGCTCCCGCTCACCGTTGAAGCGATCGAGCGCGTCGGCGCCGAAACCTTCGTCTACGGCACGCGGGCTCAGGACGAGCAGCGCATCGCCGCCAACCCCGGCGAGCTGCCGCCGGGCGAGGTCATCGTCCGCATTCCCGGCTCCGAGGCGCCCCCGATCGGCGCGAAGATCCGCGTCGCGGCGATGCGCCAAAAGCTGCATCTGTTCAGCGGCGACGGCCGGACGCGGATCGAGGCCTGA
- a CDS encoding DUF1150 domain-containing protein: protein MSEGHVAFEYEAKNVSPETLATLGEGHIAYVKQIRSEDVPGLFPEAPKIAPGLKLFALHAADGTPIMLTDSREAAIANAWSNELQAVSVH, encoded by the coding sequence ATGAGTGAAGGTCACGTTGCGTTCGAATACGAAGCCAAGAACGTCTCGCCAGAGACGCTGGCAACCCTCGGCGAAGGCCATATCGCCTATGTGAAGCAGATCCGCTCCGAGGATGTGCCGGGCCTGTTTCCCGAAGCGCCGAAGATCGCGCCGGGCCTCAAACTCTTCGCGCTCCACGCCGCCGACGGCACGCCGATCATGCTGACCGACAGCCGCGAAGCCGCGATCGCAAATGCCTGGAGCAACGAGCTGCAAGCGGTGAGCGTGCACTGA
- the ugpE gene encoding sn-glycerol-3-phosphate ABC transporter permease UgpE, with product MVEEEGFRRYVAHIILWIGIAVVAFPVYIAFVASTQDNALIANGQMSLLPGGHFFEVYYQTIFVGTSGSTREPVGNMMLNSLVMALLIAVGKIAISIISAYAIVYFRFPFRMPIFWIIFITLMLPVEVRIYPTYKIVADLHMLDSYAGLSLPLIASATATLLFRQFFMTVPDELLEASRIDGAGPLRFFWDTLLPLSRTNMAALFVILFILGWNQYLWPLLITTRDDMQTIQVGIRKMITTTDALTEWPIVMATAVLAMLPPVFVVVVMQKLFVRGLVETEK from the coding sequence ATGGTCGAGGAAGAGGGCTTCCGGCGCTACGTCGCCCACATCATCCTCTGGATCGGGATCGCGGTCGTCGCCTTCCCGGTCTACATCGCGTTCGTCGCCTCGACCCAGGACAACGCGCTGATCGCCAACGGGCAGATGTCGCTGCTGCCGGGCGGTCATTTCTTCGAGGTCTACTACCAGACCATTTTCGTCGGCACGAGCGGATCGACCCGCGAGCCCGTCGGCAACATGATGCTGAACTCGCTGGTGATGGCGCTGCTGATCGCGGTCGGCAAGATCGCGATCTCGATCATCTCGGCCTACGCGATCGTCTATTTCCGCTTTCCGTTCCGGATGCCGATCTTCTGGATCATCTTCATCACCCTGATGCTGCCGGTCGAGGTCCGCATCTATCCGACCTACAAGATCGTCGCAGATCTGCACATGCTCGACAGCTATGCGGGCCTCTCACTGCCGCTGATCGCCTCGGCCACCGCGACGCTGCTGTTCCGTCAGTTCTTCATGACCGTGCCGGACGAGCTGCTGGAGGCCTCCCGCATCGACGGCGCCGGCCCCTTGCGCTTCTTCTGGGACACGTTGCTGCCGCTGTCGCGCACCAACATGGCGGCGCTGTTCGTGATCCTCTTCATCCTCGGCTGGAATCAATATCTCTGGCCGCTGCTGATCACCACCCGCGACGACATGCAGACCATCCAGGTCGGCATCCGCAAGATGATCACCACCACCGACGCGCTAACCGAATGGCCGATCGTGATGGCGACCGCCGTGCTCGCGATGCTGCCGCCGGTGTTCGTCGTCGTCGTGATGCAGAAATTGTTCGTGCGCGGACTCGTGGAGACGGAAAAGTAG
- a CDS encoding GIY-YIG nuclease family protein — MWYVYILRSIEFPEQEYVGATEDLKRRIPERDAGKSTHTAKFKPWKLIWYCAFPDKYKALAFEAYLKSHSGRAFTKKRLS, encoded by the coding sequence ATGTGGTACGTCTACATCCTCCGCAGCATCGAATTTCCTGAGCAGGAATACGTTGGGGCTACGGAAGATCTGAAGCGCCGGATTCCAGAGCGCGATGCTGGCAAATCCACCCACACCGCCAAGTTCAAGCCTTGGAAGCTGATCTGGTACTGCGCTTTCCCTGACAAGTACAAAGCGCTCGCTTTTGAAGCGTACCTGAAGTCTCACTCCGGCCGGGCCTTCACAAAGAAGCGGCTGTCCTAA
- a CDS encoding organic hydroperoxide resistance protein, protein MSVNVLYKTSAKATGGRDGHAATLDGALDVKLTTPKELGGGGGAGNNPEQLFAAGYAACFIGAMKFVSSQGGPKVPADASVTSTVGIGPRAAGGFGLDIDLAVSLPGLARAEAEALVEKAHQVCPYSNATRGNVDVRLTVV, encoded by the coding sequence ATGTCAGTGAACGTCCTCTACAAGACCAGCGCAAAGGCCACCGGCGGCCGCGACGGCCATGCCGCGACCCTCGACGGCGCGCTCGACGTCAAGCTCACCACGCCGAAGGAACTCGGCGGCGGCGGCGGCGCCGGCAACAATCCCGAGCAGCTGTTTGCGGCGGGCTATGCCGCCTGCTTCATCGGCGCGATGAAGTTCGTGTCCTCGCAGGGCGGCCCCAAGGTTCCGGCCGACGCCTCCGTGACCTCGACGGTCGGCATCGGCCCGCGCGCGGCCGGCGGCTTCGGTCTCGACATCGACCTCGCGGTCTCGCTGCCGGGCCTCGCCCGCGCGGAAGCCGAGGCGCTGGTCGAGAAGGCGCACCAGGTGTGCCCGTATTCCAACGCGACGCGCGGCAATGTCGACGTTCGCCTGACGGTCGTCTGA
- a CDS encoding CaiB/BaiF CoA-transferase family protein → MTEAASSGAATGAMSGLRVIDLTRVLGGPYCTQILADHGADVIKVEPPAGDEVRDWGPPFHEEDAAYFIGINRNKRSIGLDLASEGGRAVLLKMLESADVLIENFKPGTLEKWGIGNEVLREKFPRLVHCRICGFGADGPRGGNPGYDAIIQAMTGMIAATGSPESGPMRIGVPLVDIGTGLYAAIGILMALSERQRSGQGQFLETTLYETGLAIMHPHTANYFMHGKPPALTGNEHPNLVPYAIFPTKTDNIFIGVGNDGTFRKLAKEIGKPELGTDPRFARNKDRIANREALRAELAAVFCQHEAEPLCNRLLAAGLPAGPVQKIDQALTNPHTIARGDIIEKDWYKGVASPIRLDRSKPSLRRLPPKFSQHAAEVLGEFGYSRSEIDAMVEQGTVCGPERKR, encoded by the coding sequence ATGACTGAAGCCGCCAGTTCTGGAGCTGCCACGGGCGCAATGAGCGGCCTGCGCGTCATCGATCTCACGCGCGTGCTCGGCGGTCCCTATTGCACCCAGATCCTCGCCGACCATGGCGCCGACGTGATCAAGGTCGAGCCGCCCGCCGGCGACGAGGTGCGCGACTGGGGCCCTCCCTTCCACGAAGAAGACGCGGCCTATTTCATCGGCATCAACCGCAACAAGCGCTCGATCGGCCTCGACCTCGCCTCCGAGGGCGGCCGGGCCGTGCTGCTCAAGATGCTGGAGAGCGCCGACGTCCTGATCGAGAACTTCAAGCCGGGCACGCTGGAGAAATGGGGCATCGGCAACGAGGTGTTGCGGGAAAAATTTCCGCGGCTCGTGCATTGCCGGATCTGCGGCTTCGGCGCCGACGGCCCGCGCGGCGGCAATCCCGGCTATGACGCCATCATCCAGGCCATGACCGGCATGATCGCGGCGACCGGCTCGCCCGAGAGCGGACCGATGCGCATCGGCGTGCCGCTGGTCGACATCGGCACCGGCCTCTACGCGGCGATCGGCATCCTGATGGCGCTGTCGGAGCGGCAGCGCTCGGGCCAGGGCCAGTTCCTGGAGACCACGCTGTACGAGACCGGTCTTGCCATCATGCATCCGCACACCGCGAATTATTTCATGCATGGCAAGCCGCCGGCGCTCACCGGCAACGAGCATCCCAACCTCGTGCCCTATGCGATCTTCCCGACCAAGACCGACAACATCTTCATCGGCGTCGGCAATGACGGCACCTTCCGCAAGCTCGCCAAGGAGATCGGCAAGCCCGAGCTCGGCACCGATCCGCGCTTTGCGCGCAACAAGGACCGCATCGCCAATCGCGAGGCACTGCGGGCCGAGCTCGCCGCGGTGTTCTGCCAGCACGAGGCCGAGCCGCTGTGCAATCGCCTGCTCGCCGCGGGCCTGCCCGCAGGCCCCGTGCAGAAGATCGACCAGGCGTTGACCAACCCGCACACGATCGCGCGCGGCGATATCATCGAGAAGGATTGGTACAAGGGCGTGGCATCCCCGATCCGGCTCGATCGCAGCAAGCCGAGCCTGCGGCGCCTGCCGCCGAAATTCAGCCAGCACGCGGCCGAGGTGCTGGGCGAATTCGGCTACTCCAGGTCCGAGATCGACGCGATGGTCGAGCAGGGCACGGTCTGCGGACCCGAGCGCAAGCGCTAG
- the ugpB gene encoding sn-glycerol-3-phosphate ABC transporter substrate-binding protein UgpB — MALRHFGAAAAIAFTVGLSASPALAVTEIQWWHAMTGANNDVIVKLATDFNASQSDYKVIPTYKGNYPDTMNAGIAAFRAGNAPHIMQVFEVGTATMMAATGAVKPVYKLMADAGEKFDPKIYLPAITGYYSTSKGEMLSFPFNSSSTVMWVNLDELKKANVEIPKTWPETFEAAKKLKAAGHDTCGFSGSWITWVNLEQLSAWHNVPLASKANGLDGFDTVLEFNGPLQVKHLETLVELQKTKTYDYAGRTNTGEGRFTSGECPIYLTSSAFFGNVKAQAKFAFTAVPMPYYPDVKGAPQNSIIGGASLWVMGGKSAEEYKGVAKFLTFLSDTDRQVYIHKASGYLPITKAAYAKAKEEGFYKDQPYLETPLLELTNKEPTENSRGLRLGNMVQLRDVWSEEIEQALAGKKTAKQALDAAVERGNTMLRQFEKTAVK; from the coding sequence ATGGCTCTTCGACACTTTGGAGCGGCTGCCGCTATTGCATTCACGGTTGGACTATCGGCCTCACCGGCCTTGGCCGTGACCGAAATCCAGTGGTGGCACGCGATGACCGGCGCCAACAACGACGTCATCGTCAAGCTCGCCACCGACTTCAACGCGTCGCAGAGCGACTACAAGGTGATCCCGACCTACAAGGGCAACTATCCCGATACGATGAACGCCGGCATCGCGGCGTTCCGCGCCGGCAACGCCCCGCACATCATGCAGGTGTTCGAAGTCGGCACCGCGACCATGATGGCCGCGACCGGCGCCGTGAAGCCCGTCTACAAGCTGATGGCCGACGCCGGCGAGAAATTCGACCCCAAGATCTACCTGCCCGCCATCACCGGCTATTATTCGACGTCGAAGGGCGAGATGCTGTCCTTCCCCTTCAACTCGTCCTCGACCGTGATGTGGGTCAACCTCGACGAGCTGAAGAAGGCGAATGTCGAGATCCCGAAGACCTGGCCCGAAACGTTCGAGGCCGCCAAGAAGCTGAAGGCTGCCGGTCACGACACCTGCGGCTTCTCCGGCTCCTGGATCACCTGGGTCAATCTCGAGCAGCTCTCCGCTTGGCACAACGTGCCGCTCGCCAGCAAGGCCAACGGCCTCGACGGCTTCGACACCGTGCTCGAGTTCAACGGACCGCTTCAGGTCAAGCATCTCGAAACCCTGGTCGAGCTGCAGAAGACCAAGACCTATGACTACGCCGGCCGCACCAACACCGGTGAAGGTCGCTTCACCTCCGGCGAGTGCCCGATCTACCTGACATCGTCGGCGTTCTTCGGCAACGTCAAGGCGCAGGCCAAGTTCGCCTTCACCGCCGTGCCGATGCCGTATTATCCCGACGTCAAGGGCGCGCCGCAGAACTCGATCATCGGCGGCGCTTCGCTGTGGGTGATGGGCGGCAAGTCGGCCGAGGAATACAAGGGCGTCGCAAAGTTCCTGACCTTCCTCTCGGACACCGATCGCCAGGTCTATATCCACAAGGCCTCGGGCTACCTGCCGATCACCAAGGCGGCCTATGCCAAGGCGAAGGAAGAGGGCTTCTACAAGGATCAGCCCTATCTCGAGACCCCGCTGCTCGAGCTGACCAACAAGGAGCCGACCGAGAACTCCCGCGGCCTGCGCCTCGGCAACATGGTGCAGCTGCGTGACGTCTGGTCGGAAGAGATCGAGCAGGCGCTGGCCGGCAAGAAGACCGCCAAGCAGGCGCTCGATGCCGCCGTCGAGCGCGGCAACACGATGCTGCGGCAGTTCGAAAAGACCGCCGTCAAGTGA
- the aroA gene encoding 3-phosphoshikimate 1-carboxyvinyltransferase, producing the protein MTDSDKPTPLQSRASGPLTGKVRVPGDKSISHRALILGALAVGETRISGLLEGEDVLNTAKSMQALGARVERTADFAWKVNGVGVAGFAEPKVPLDFGNSGTGCRLVMGAVAGCPISAIFDGDASLRTRPMRRILDPLEKMGAKVVSGGEGGRLPLTVQGARDPLPITYKTPVASAQIKSAVLLAGLAAPGTTTVIETEASRDHTELMLKHFGAEITSVQEGQHGRRITLVGQPELHGANVVVPADPSSAAFPIVAALIVEGSDLVLSDVMTNPLRTGLFTTLREMGASIEESEVRGDAGEPMAKLRVRASKLRGVEVPPERAPSMIDEYLVLAVAAAFAEGTTIMRGLQELRVKESDRLEATAAMLRVNGVKVEVSGDDLIVEGRGHVPGGGVVATHMDHRIAMSALVMGCASDQPVTVDDTAFIATSFPDFIPMMRSLGAEFS; encoded by the coding sequence TTGACCGATTCCGACAAGCCGACGCCGCTCCAGTCGCGCGCCAGCGGTCCCCTGACCGGGAAAGTACGGGTGCCCGGAGACAAGTCGATCTCCCACCGTGCCCTCATCCTCGGCGCGCTCGCGGTCGGAGAGACGCGGATTTCGGGCCTCCTGGAGGGCGAGGACGTCCTCAACACCGCCAAATCCATGCAGGCGCTTGGCGCCAGGGTCGAGCGCACAGCCGATTTCGCCTGGAAGGTGAACGGTGTGGGTGTCGCGGGCTTCGCGGAGCCCAAAGTGCCGCTGGATTTCGGCAACTCCGGCACCGGCTGCCGGCTCGTTATGGGCGCCGTCGCCGGCTGCCCGATCTCTGCGATTTTCGACGGCGATGCCTCGCTGCGCACCCGGCCCATGCGCCGGATTCTGGACCCGCTGGAAAAGATGGGTGCGAAGGTCGTCTCCGGCGGCGAGGGCGGCCGCCTGCCGCTGACCGTCCAGGGTGCGCGCGATCCGCTGCCGATCACCTACAAGACCCCGGTCGCCTCGGCCCAGATCAAATCCGCCGTGCTGCTCGCGGGTCTGGCCGCGCCGGGCACCACGACCGTCATCGAGACCGAGGCGAGTCGCGACCACACCGAGCTGATGCTCAAGCATTTCGGCGCCGAGATCACCTCGGTGCAGGAAGGTCAGCACGGCCGCCGTATCACGCTCGTGGGGCAGCCTGAGCTGCATGGCGCCAATGTCGTCGTGCCCGCCGATCCCTCATCGGCGGCGTTCCCCATCGTTGCTGCGCTGATCGTCGAAGGTTCCGACCTCGTCCTGTCCGATGTCATGACCAATCCGCTGCGCACCGGTCTTTTCACCACGCTGCGCGAAATGGGTGCCTCGATCGAGGAAAGTGAAGTTCGCGGCGACGCCGGCGAGCCGATGGCAAAGCTGCGCGTACGCGCCTCGAAATTGCGCGGTGTCGAAGTGCCGCCGGAGCGCGCACCGTCGATGATCGACGAATATCTGGTGCTGGCGGTGGCGGCCGCCTTCGCCGAGGGCACGACCATCATGCGCGGCCTCCAGGAGCTCCGCGTCAAGGAATCCGACCGTCTCGAAGCCACCGCCGCCATGCTCCGCGTCAACGGCGTCAAGGTCGAGGTCTCCGGCGACGATTTGATCGTCGAAGGCCGCGGCCACGTTCCCGGCGGCGGCGTTGTGGCCACCCACATGGACCATCGCATCGCGATGTCCGCGCTGGTGATGGGCTGCGCGTCGGACCAGCCGGTGACCGTCGATGACACCGCCTTCATCGCCACCAGTTTCCCGGATTTCATCCCGATGATGCGTTCGCTTGGGGCCGAGTTTTCATGA
- a CDS encoding MarR family transcriptional regulator, with amino-acid sequence MPRKHSAADAPLRLDNQICFAVYSAAHAFNRVYKPLLDRLGLTYPQYLVMLVLWERDDVPVKSIGEKLHLDSGTLTPLLKRLEAAHLVKRTRSSEDERQVLIALTPQGQALKDKARAVPQSILAATDCSVSELVAMKDEIVALRDRLNAVIGE; translated from the coding sequence ATGCCCCGGAAACATTCGGCAGCGGACGCGCCGCTTCGCCTCGATAACCAGATCTGCTTCGCGGTCTATTCGGCCGCGCATGCCTTCAACCGCGTCTACAAGCCGCTGCTGGACCGGCTCGGCCTGACCTATCCGCAATATCTGGTGATGCTGGTGCTGTGGGAGCGCGACGACGTGCCGGTGAAGAGCATCGGCGAAAAGCTGCACCTGGATTCGGGCACGCTGACGCCGCTGCTCAAGCGGCTCGAGGCGGCCCATCTCGTCAAGCGCACGCGCTCGAGCGAGGACGAACGTCAGGTGCTGATCGCATTGACGCCGCAGGGCCAAGCGCTGAAGGACAAGGCGCGCGCCGTGCCGCAATCGATCCTGGCGGCGACGGACTGCTCGGTCTCGGAACTGGTCGCGATGAAGGACGAGATCGTGGCGCTGCGCGATCGGTTGAATGCGGTGATTGGGGAGTAG
- the ugpA gene encoding sn-glycerol-3-phosphate ABC transporter permease UgpA, whose product MQKQAIFQSRLLPYALVAPQLAIVLIFFYWPALQAVIQSFLLQDAFGLSTTFVWFENYVELFKDAAYFEAIVRTFLFSFAIAVSSLSFALLLAVMADKPLRGSMLYRTLLIWPYAVAPPVVGVLWIFMLHPSLGVLSRYLRNMGIDWNPLLDGDQAAALIILAAAWKQISYNFLFFLAGLQAIPKSVFEAAAIDGARPMRRFWTVTFPLLSPTIFFLLVVNIVYAFFDTFGIIDTMTRGGPGTSTVTLVYKVYSDGLLGGNLGSSAAQSVILMVMVIVLTGIQFRFVERKVTY is encoded by the coding sequence ATGCAAAAGCAAGCCATTTTCCAGTCAAGGCTGTTACCGTACGCGCTGGTTGCGCCGCAGCTCGCGATCGTCCTGATTTTCTTCTATTGGCCGGCCCTGCAGGCGGTGATCCAGTCCTTCCTGCTCCAGGATGCGTTCGGGCTGTCGACCACCTTTGTCTGGTTCGAGAATTACGTCGAGCTGTTCAAGGACGCTGCCTATTTCGAGGCGATCGTCCGAACCTTCTTGTTCTCGTTCGCCATCGCCGTCTCGTCGCTGTCCTTCGCGCTGCTGCTCGCCGTGATGGCGGACAAGCCGCTGCGAGGTTCGATGCTCTACCGCACGCTCCTGATCTGGCCCTATGCGGTGGCGCCGCCCGTGGTCGGCGTGCTCTGGATCTTCATGCTGCATCCCTCGCTCGGCGTGCTCTCGCGCTATCTTCGCAACATGGGCATCGACTGGAATCCGCTGCTCGACGGCGACCAGGCCGCGGCGTTGATCATCCTCGCCGCCGCGTGGAAGCAGATCTCCTATAATTTCCTGTTCTTCCTCGCCGGCCTGCAGGCGATCCCGAAGAGCGTGTTCGAGGCCGCCGCGATCGACGGCGCCCGTCCGATGCGGCGGTTCTGGACCGTGACCTTCCCGCTGCTGTCGCCGACCATCTTCTTCCTGCTGGTGGTCAACATCGTCTACGCCTTCTTCGACACGTTCGGCATCATCGACACCATGACCCGCGGCGGTCCCGGAACGTCGACGGTCACGCTGGTCTACAAGGTCTATTCCGACGGCTTGCTCGGCGGCAATCTCGGCAGCTCGGCGGCGCAGTCGGTGATCCTGATGGTCATGGTCATCGTGCTGACCGGAATCCAGTTCCGCTTCGTCGAACGCAAGGTGACCTACTGA